In the genome of Mucilaginibacter sp. 14171R-50, the window AATATTGAAAAGGGCGACTCCACCAATTTTAACCAGGTAGGGGGTAAAAGGATGAAGGGCTTTTTTAAAAGCGATAAACTGGACAGGATGTACGTTGCAGGAAATGCCGAAAGCATTTACTTTAGCCGCGACAGCCTTAAAAAGGTTGATGGCATGCAACGATCGTTAAGCAGCCGCATGCGCGTTTATTTTAAAAACGGCACTGCCTCGCAAATCGTATTTTTAACCAAACCCGAACACCGTTACGGCCCTTTGGCTAAGTTTTCTGAAGATGATAAGATACTGAAAGGCTTTATATGGAAGCCTAAAGAAAGGCCGGTTTCTAAAGAATCTATCATCCCATCCTATAATAGAAAAAAAGCGCGCGAACAAGCGGCAGCCGATAAAAAGCTTGCAAATAAATCAAAAGATGCAGTACAAAACGATAAAGCGCGCAAGGATTCGTTACAGCATAATTTACCCCGAACCGACAGCACAAAGGTGGGCAGGGATAGCACAGGCACAGCGACACAAGGGGTTACGGGCCCTCCTGTTGTAAAAGCAAGACAGGATAGCTCCGGTATTAAACAACCACCGGCGACGACAGCGCCAGTTATCCGGACTAAGCAGGATAGCTTGAAGAAAGCCAAGCCTGTACCTGCTACCCAATCAAAGAGCGATGCTGTAAAAGTTACAACACCCAAAGTTTTACAGCAACGAACTTATTGACAGGATAAATGCTGCGTAATACATCAGCCAAAATCCTTCACCACAAAAGCTATGGTTAGGTAGCTTTTATAGTTTATCGCATATTTGCGTCACACTTAATACAATGTTATGAAACACGAAGATGTGGTTGCAGCGCTTAAGGTTATCGCTGAAAAAGAAATGGCCATAAATATAAGCAAACCCGATTTACAGGACCTGAAACAATACAACCTGATAAATATAGCGAAGGGCGAAGAAAATGCACGATCGCCGGCTTGTACTTTAACCAAAAAGGGCAGGGTGATGTTGAAGGCAAACTTGCCGAAGGATAGCAAGACAGCAGACATTGAGCAGGATGACCTTAGCGATTAACAATCGTTATCGCGCTGCGCTTAAAATCGGGGGTTACACACAAAATGCACAGGCCATGCTTAAAATCGCCTGTTAAAAAGAAGGGCCGCTCTAAATAGAGCGACCCTTCTTTCATCTCGATATTTACTTTATTTTTCTTATCCGGTTATTGTTGTAATCGGCAACATAAACGTTGCCCTGGTTATCAACAGCAATGCCTCTTGGATCGTTAAATGATGCCGTGCCGCCAGCACCATCTGCCGAACCAGTAGTGCCCGTGGTACCGGCAAGTACACTAAAGGTTTTGTCGGCCGCTATTTTTAATATGCGCCCGTTTGCATCTGCTATATATAAGTTATCACTGCCGTCTATCTTAATAGCCTGTGGCCGGCCAATAGCAAACGATAACGAGTCGGGGCCGCCGGTAAAGATGGTTACCATATAGTCTTTACTTATTTTTCTTATCGTTTTATTCAGGGGTTCGGTAACATATAAATTTCCTGCTGCATCCCTTGCAATACCGCTTGGCTTATTTAACGATGCTGCTGTACCTTGTCCGCTTGCAATTCCTGCAAACCGGCTTCCAGCTACCGTGGTAACTACCCCTGCCGGGGTAATTTGCCTTATCAGGTTGTTACCCATATCTGCCACAAATAAATTTCCGCTGCCATCTATCACGATATCTGCCGGTTGCGAGAACGATGCGATCGTACCTGTACCGTTATTATATCCGGCCGAACCGCTGCCCGCAAAGGTGCTTACAATGCCCGACGGCGTTATCTTGCGGATTATGTTATTGCCCATATCCGCTACAAAGATATTGCCGGTTGCATCTACCGCTAAACCGGCAGGCGCATAAAATTGGGCTATGTTTCCAGGTCCGTCGGTATTACCCAGGGCACCGGTACCTGCTATAGTGGTAACCTCGCCGTCAGGTGTTATTTTCCTGATGGAGCAATTATAAGAATCGGAAACATACACGTTGCCCGCGGCATCAGTGGCGGTGCCATACGGATGGTTAAACAAGGCTGCCGCGCCGTGGCCGTTGGCGTTACCTTCGGATGATCCGGCAAGGGTACTTACATTGGCGGCAGGCGTGCCTGTGCCGCTGCCGGTTTTAAACTGAACAACGTTACCATAAGCCGTAGCTTCCGAGTTTGTAGCATACGCCCTGGCATAGTAAGTTGTATTGGGGGTAAGCCCCTTTATATTACTGTTAAACCAATAAAGGCCTACTTTATTGTCGGTTTTAGCATCGGCAACAGTAGGTTCGGAATTGGTTGAACTGTAACAAACGCCATAAGCAGTAATGTTTGTGGCGCCATTGCTTATAAAACCGCCACCCCAAGCGCTGGTACCGGTTGTTTCAACAATTACGTCAGTAGTTACCACCACCGGCTTTTCTACAGTTACGGCTGTCCCTTTTACGCAGGCGCCAAGCGATGCGATGATTAGTAAGAGCAATAAATTGATTGGAGTTGATGTTTTATTCATATATGTATTTGACGTAGTATGATATGCCGCTAATTTGCTAAATAATCAATTCGTGAGTTGTTAATTAGTGTTAAAGAAAGTAGCGTAAAACAAGTGTAATGGCATTTTTACATCTATTACGTGTAGCCGGGCGAGATTGCAACAGTGGCTTTAAAATGAATGTAAAACATTACAAAAAGAAAAGTATCCTGTTATAACCATAGCTAAACTATTAAACACAAAAAGCCCCTGCAAATAATGCAGGGGCGTATAAGCCGTGCTTAATTTTATATTACTGAAAGGTTATTTTGCGGATGGTCCCTGCATCTGTACCTACATACAATGCGCCCTTACTGTCAATAGCAATAGTATTTACCCCGTTAAATCCGGCTGCGGTACCTATACCGTCCACATCAGCCCCTCCACCGGCACCTCCCGCAATAGTGGTTACTTCTCCCCTCGGATTGATCATTCGTATAATAAAGTTGGATGTTCCGTAATCGTTATCACAAACATACAGGTTACCCTTATTATCCAGTGTAATACCAAACGGGGCGCCAAACTGCGCGGCTGTGCCCACCCCATCTTTTGCAACATGTGTATTATTCCCTGCAAGCACCTTTAAGCCGTTGTTGTCTTTTATCCAAACCCTGCCATTTGTAGCGTCTGATACATATGTTTTTGATCCTGAAAGCGCTATTCCGTAAGATGACACCCTTTGTACATTCGGCTCTGCCGACAAAAACTCCGCATTACCGATAACGATACTTACATTACCTGCAGGCGTTATTTTTTGCAGGTTACCGCCACTGTTAAGCAAGTATAAGTTATCCTGCTTATCAAATTTTATAACGCTTGTATAAACTTTTAAATCGGCCCTGGTGGTTGCCGTATAGTTTGTACCCGTACCTGCCCACCATTCGGCCGTGGTTGGCGTAGCCGTTGCAGAACGGAATATGCCGCTGTAACCGTCAGCGGAGCTTGATTCGGTTGCAAAGTAAACCTGGTTTTGGCTATTAAGCCCGATAGCCCACAAAAGCGTTTTGGTATTTAAAACTGCAATATTGGTACCATCCCCGTTAGGGTTAGGGAAAACAGGCTTATAGTAAGATATTTGGCCTGCGCTATACTTAACAAGCCGCGCGGCCGGAACATTGCCGTTGTAAAAATTATCTGTCCAATAAATGTTATCGGCCGCATCAATGGTTATGCCTTGCACCGGCCCGCCGCCTGTGCCTGCAACAGTTGTTACGTGAGCTTTTTGCACAGTTAAATTTTGCTCCGTGGTTACAGTACGCCCTTGGGTGGTAACTGTTAATGCCCCGGCGGTAACCCCTTGGGGAACCGTGATCTCGATAGAATCCGCGTTGGCGGTATGTATTGTAGCTGTTATATTGTCTATCTTCACCACATTTTTATTTACCGCGGCCCCTAAATTGCCGCCATAAATGGTCAGCAGCCAACCAGGGAAGATCTTGGTGCTCGATACACTGGTAATATGCGGCAAAGTACTGGTATTGAACAGACCTGCCAGGCTAAATACAACCGTATTGTCGCCGGTTAATAAAACAGTGATATTTAAAAATATACCGTTAACATACCACTTGTCGTTTACCTTTGTTAGTATCAGCTTTTTGCCGCTTATGGCCGTTAAGGAAGTTCCGTTGGTTATCTTGGCAATATCTATTTTCCCGCTCACAATATAATCTCTTACAACCGAAGAATCGGGCAGGTAAACATCTGTAACGGCGGTTATTTTCTTCTGACCGTTAGTTTTTAACGTATAGGCTTTATTTGAGGGCGCGAAAACGGTTATACCATTTTCTACTTCGGCTTGCGTAAGCCCCGCCAATTTAAAATCGAGGGCAAACTGGCTAAGGGTATCTTTACCTGCAAGCGCCGTGTTCACACTGGTGGTCACCTCTTCTACCGTGGGCTTTTTTACAGGCTTAGGGTCAGGATCGGGTTTTACAGGGTCGCTTTTTTTACACGCACCGCAAAAAAGCACAACCAAAAAAAGCAGCAAAAGGTATTTTACCGGCGAATATATCTTGTTCATAATAAAGCAATTAGTATAACAATAGTAATATTATTTGTCGCCATAAAACATACCCGTAAATGGGTATATTGTAAATATTATTTACGCCGGTACAACTCGTTACAAACCGCTGACCCAATAAATTTTGCCCATTGCCGGTTAAAGTTATTTTTGTACCCTTGACCCGCTTTCGGGCTGATTTAAAAACTACAATGGCTGAAAATACTCTGGTAAGGCGCCTTGGACTGGCTCATGCCACTGCAATAAACATGACCGACATGGTAGGCATCGGGCCGTTTATAACATTACCTATGGTAATAGGAATGATGAATGGCCCATGGTTTCTGTACGCCTGGCTGGCGGGGGCCATATTATCATTTATTGATGCGATGGTTTGGAGCGAACTTGGCGCAGCCTTCCCAAA includes:
- a CDS encoding NHL repeat-containing protein, whose amino-acid sequence is MNKTSTPINLLLLLIIASLGACVKGTAVTVEKPVVVTTDVIVETTGTSAWGGGFISNGATNITAYGVCYSSTNSEPTVADAKTDNKVGLYWFNSNIKGLTPNTTYYARAYATNSEATAYGNVVQFKTGSGTGTPAANVSTLAGSSEGNANGHGAAALFNHPYGTATDAAGNVYVSDSYNCSIRKITPDGEVTTIAGTGALGNTDGPGNIAQFYAPAGLAVDATGNIFVADMGNNIIRKITPSGIVSTFAGSGSAGYNNGTGTIASFSQPADIVIDGSGNLFVADMGNNLIRQITPAGVVTTVAGSRFAGIASGQGTAASLNKPSGIARDAAGNLYVTEPLNKTIRKISKDYMVTIFTGGPDSLSFAIGRPQAIKIDGSDNLYIADANGRILKIAADKTFSVLAGTTGTTGSADGAGGTASFNDPRGIAVDNQGNVYVADYNNNRIRKIK
- a CDS encoding fasciclin domain-containing protein → MNKIYSPVKYLLLLFLVVLFCGACKKSDPVKPDPDPKPVKKPTVEEVTTSVNTALAGKDTLSQFALDFKLAGLTQAEVENGITVFAPSNKAYTLKTNGQKKITAVTDVYLPDSSVVRDYIVSGKIDIAKITNGTSLTAISGKKLILTKVNDKWYVNGIFLNITVLLTGDNTVVFSLAGLFNTSTLPHITSVSSTKIFPGWLLTIYGGNLGAAVNKNVVKIDNITATIHTANADSIEITVPQGVTAGALTVTTQGRTVTTEQNLTVQKAHVTTVAGTGGGPVQGITIDAADNIYWTDNFYNGNVPAARLVKYSAGQISYYKPVFPNPNGDGTNIAVLNTKTLLWAIGLNSQNQVYFATESSSADGYSGIFRSATATPTTAEWWAGTGTNYTATTRADLKVYTSVIKFDKQDNLYLLNSGGNLQKITPAGNVSIVIGNAEFLSAEPNVQRVSSYGIALSGSKTYVSDATNGRVWIKDNNGLKVLAGNNTHVAKDGVGTAAQFGAPFGITLDNKGNLYVCDNDYGTSNFIIRMINPRGEVTTIAGGAGGGADVDGIGTAAGFNGVNTIAIDSKGALYVGTDAGTIRKITFQ